A stretch of DNA from Candidatus Binatia bacterium:
CCGCCTGAGCGATGCGTTGGAGAACGATGCGATTTCTCGCAATGAACTCCGCGAGCTCGTCAAGCGAACCCGTCGTCGAATCTTCACCCACAAGAAACCCTATATGCCTTGGCGGATGCCCAAGATCGTCCCGATTGGCGCACCCGGCCCTCGCAGCGGTGGCTGGGGTGGCAGCGGTGGCGGCGGTGGCGGTGGCCGTCGTTAAAACAGGCAAATCTGCCTGAAAGAATTGACAGTTCCCTACCTGCTCGCTAGAGATCGCGGGCGGGGTGGAGCAGTCCGGTAGCTCGTCGGGCTCATAACCCGAAGGCCGCAGGTTCAAATCCTGCCCCCGCAACTCTTTAAAACGCGCACCTCAACTTGTTTAGGTGCGCGTTTTTTTATGGTCAGGGTCGGAAGAAAGGCCTGCCGGGCATGGCGAATCACCCAAAAAGCCGCACCCTCTCCACCCGAAGGCTTGTGCTGCGCCCATGGACGGACGACGACTACCAACCGTTTGCCGACCTGAATGCTGATCCGGAGGTAATGGAGCACTTCCCCGCCCCTCTCAAGCGAGCCGAGAGTGACCGATTCGCAGATCAGGCCCGGCGCCGGCTGGAGGAAGACGGATTCGGGTTCTGGGCGGTGGAACTCCCGGAAAAGGCCCCGTTTATAGGCTTTGTCGGCATCTCCGCGGCCACGTTTGACGCTGACTTCACACCCTGTGTCGAGGTTGGTTGGCGACTCGCCAGGCAATTCTGGGGACAGGGCCTGGCCCCGGAAGCCGCCGCCAGGGCCGTCGAGTTCGGCTTCTCGGAACTCCATTTGCAGGAAATCTCCTCGTTTACAGCGACCTC
This window harbors:
- a CDS encoding GNAT family N-acetyltransferase: MANHPKSRTLSTRRLVLRPWTDDDYQPFADLNADPEVMEHFPAPLKRAESDRFADQARRRLEEDGFGFWAVELPEKAPFIGFVGISAATFDADFTPCVEVGWRLARQFWGQGLAPEAAARAVEFGFSELHLQEISSFTATSNRRSVRVMEKIGMEPAGRFLHPGVPSGHPLEPHLLYRLAAPTEARTRKGPTLK